A stretch of Gemmobacter fulvus DNA encodes these proteins:
- a CDS encoding 2-hydroxymuconate tautomerase, whose protein sequence is MPMIRVEMFEGRTPEQKSAFARAMTEAFVTTCGGTAQSVHVVFADVAKGDWAVAGRLCSEPAEAK, encoded by the coding sequence ATGCCGATGATCCGTGTCGAAATGTTCGAAGGCCGCACGCCCGAACAGAAATCCGCCTTTGCCCGCGCCATGACCGAGGCCTTTGTCACCACCTGTGGCGGCACCGCGCAATCCGTGCATGTGGTCTTTGCCGATGTCGCCAAAGGCGACTGGGCGGTGGCGGGCCGCCTGTGCAGCGAACCTGCCGAGGCGAAGTGA
- a CDS encoding alpha/beta fold hydrolase, whose product MAIDCAYTIEGQGPALFLIHGIGARKTGFAKVVAALKDRFTCISYDLRGHGDSPLPEGRFGLEDLVDDLEALRDRLGIAQAHFAGHSLGGMIGPAYAHRYPDRVLSLGLLSTAAFRTEDDSAKVKAVVAQMRDKGIGQVLDTLTARWFTDAFAAAHPEVIAWRKQQVLDTPAEVFLTVFDIYAETEMAPWLHEVAAPALVLTGELDGGCNPRLNQQIAAALPKADLVILEGLKHAILIEASERVVPPLRQFLLRQS is encoded by the coding sequence ATGGCGATCGACTGTGCCTACACGATCGAGGGGCAAGGCCCGGCGCTGTTTCTGATCCACGGCATCGGCGCGCGCAAGACCGGCTTTGCCAAGGTGGTCGCAGCCCTGAAAGATCGCTTTACCTGCATCAGCTATGACCTGCGCGGCCATGGCGACAGCCCGCTGCCCGAAGGCCGCTTCGGGCTGGAAGACCTGGTGGATGATCTGGAGGCTCTGCGTGACCGGCTGGGCATCGCCCAGGCGCATTTTGCCGGGCACTCGCTTGGCGGCATGATCGGCCCGGCCTATGCCCACCGCTATCCCGACCGGGTGCTGTCTCTGGGCCTTTTGTCCACGGCGGCCTTCCGCACCGAGGATGACAGCGCCAAGGTCAAGGCCGTGGTGGCGCAGATGCGCGACAAGGGCATCGGGCAGGTTCTGGATACGCTGACCGCGCGCTGGTTCACCGATGCCTTTGCCGCAGCCCACCCCGAGGTGATCGCCTGGCGCAAACAGCAGGTGCTGGACACCCCGGCCGAGGTGTTCCTGACTGTGTTCGACATCTATGCCGAAACGGAAATGGCCCCGTGGCTGCACGAGGTTGCGGCTCCGGCACTGGTTCTGACCGGCGAGCTGGATGGCGGCTGCAATCCGCGTCTGAACCAGCAGATTGCGGCGGCCCTGCCGAAGGCCGATCTGGTGATTCTGGAGGGCCTGAAACACGCGATCCTGATCGAGGCATCCGAGCGGGTGGTGCCGCCCCTGCGCCAGTTCCTGCTGCGCCAGAGCTGA